In the Pseudonocardia cypriaca genome, one interval contains:
- a CDS encoding FAD-dependent monooxygenase: MATTKGTVLVSGASIAGPAVAYWLHRHGFAVTVVEKATGVRGGGYPIDVRGTALEVTRRMGLLPQLQEAHIESRRLTFLDADGSTVAAVRPEAVTGGVEGSDLEVRRGDLTSVLYRAVADDVEFVFDDSVDVLTQHEHGVDVTFRSGAHRGFDLVVGADGLHSRTRELVFGPEQRFHHYLGYCFAGFTMPNGFGLSHEGMLWSTPGRGAALYAVRDSDELHGFLIFARPDPPYDAFRDPAAQRDLVAAAFADDGWEIPTMVAAMRDADDLFFDVVSQIRQPRWTSGRVALVGDAAAAPSFLTGQGSSLALVGAYMLAGTLATHRDHTAAFAAYERDTRAFVELNQAQVGKGAAALFPVTAEDLARRNERLRGLTSLPPQTGRPAHTALALPAFQG; this comes from the coding sequence ATGGCAACGACGAAGGGCACGGTCCTGGTCTCCGGCGCGAGCATCGCCGGCCCGGCCGTGGCGTACTGGCTGCACCGCCACGGGTTCGCGGTCACGGTGGTGGAGAAGGCCACCGGGGTCCGCGGCGGCGGGTACCCGATCGACGTCCGGGGCACCGCGTTGGAGGTGACCCGGCGGATGGGGCTCCTGCCGCAGCTGCAGGAGGCGCACATCGAGTCTCGGCGGTTGACCTTCCTCGACGCCGACGGCAGCACGGTGGCGGCGGTCCGTCCCGAGGCGGTGACCGGTGGGGTCGAGGGAAGTGACCTCGAAGTGCGGCGGGGGGACCTGACGAGCGTCCTGTACCGGGCGGTGGCCGACGACGTCGAGTTCGTATTCGACGACTCCGTCGATGTCCTCACCCAGCACGAACACGGCGTCGACGTCACCTTCCGCAGCGGCGCCCACCGCGGCTTCGACCTCGTGGTCGGCGCCGACGGCCTGCACTCGCGGACCCGGGAGCTCGTGTTCGGCCCCGAGCAGCGCTTCCACCACTACCTGGGGTACTGCTTCGCCGGGTTCACCATGCCGAACGGCTTCGGGCTCTCCCACGAGGGGATGCTCTGGAGCACGCCCGGCCGGGGTGCTGCGCTCTACGCGGTCCGCGACAGCGACGAGCTGCACGGCTTCCTGATCTTCGCGCGCCCGGACCCGCCCTACGACGCCTTCCGCGACCCAGCGGCCCAACGCGACCTCGTCGCCGCCGCCTTCGCCGACGACGGTTGGGAGATCCCGACGATGGTCGCCGCCATGCGCGACGCGGACGACCTGTTCTTCGACGTCGTGAGCCAGATCCGCCAGCCGCGCTGGACCAGCGGCCGGGTCGCGCTCGTCGGCGACGCCGCCGCCGCACCGTCGTTCCTGACCGGGCAGGGCTCCAGCCTCGCGCTCGTCGGCGCCTACATGCTCGCCGGAACGCTTGCCACCCACCGCGACCACACCGCCGCCTTCGCGGCCTACGAGCGCGACACCCGCGCGTTCGTCGAGCTGAACCAGGCACAGGTCGGCAAGGGCGCCGCCGCGCTCTTCCCGGTCACCGCCGAGGACCTCGCGCGACGCAACGAGCGGCTCCGCGGTCTCACCAGCCTGCCGCCGCAGACCGGACGGCCTGCGCACACCGCCCTCGCCCTGCCGGCCTTCCAGGGGTAG
- a CDS encoding MFS transporter produces MQDSSTGSTGRTGAGLHTGWSGRLVGVVAVLALVNFMVDSAITAPLLVLPEMLDHFDTDQAAWLNASALLAGVLWAPLLAKSADIHGKRKVLVLTLLVSCAGAVVCAVAPSIWVFVPGRLLQGAAVAAMFLAVAIVRDVFAHRTAMVVVGIVTSGSAVLNIASRFLVERLAAEFGFQVLFVVAAVVAAAMAICVVLVIPESRVRTPGRIDVAGALLLGSGLAGVLSYISLGSALGWLAVGPLALLVAGAAALARWFLVSSRKPEPLIDVRNLGRPLVLTLLVLFLAAGSYQSVLQLIPLIADVSAGQQLGYGLADQGSVALLLALPAIGVTLGGPLSGLLATRIGPAATLAGAVLLGLVGILGMFLGASQLPAALASAFLLGLTVGALGTAGFNMAGSLAPADRQGVVAGLVMVVIAIGSVVLNFVGAAVLASTAVVVDGDPVNTAAGVFGCIAIAAVAFAAAAVLAVRLVRGPRSVRAESRS; encoded by the coding sequence ATGCAGGACAGCAGCACCGGCAGTACCGGCCGTACCGGTGCCGGACTGCACACCGGATGGAGCGGGCGCCTCGTCGGCGTGGTCGCCGTCCTGGCCCTGGTGAATTTCATGGTCGACTCGGCGATCACCGCCCCACTGCTGGTGCTCCCCGAGATGCTCGACCACTTCGACACCGATCAGGCGGCGTGGCTCAACGCCAGCGCGTTGCTCGCCGGAGTGCTGTGGGCCCCGCTGCTGGCCAAGAGCGCCGACATCCACGGCAAGCGCAAGGTGCTCGTGCTGACGTTGCTCGTCAGCTGCGCGGGCGCCGTCGTGTGCGCCGTCGCCCCCAGCATCTGGGTGTTCGTGCCGGGACGCCTGTTGCAGGGCGCGGCGGTGGCCGCCATGTTCCTCGCCGTCGCGATCGTGCGCGACGTCTTCGCGCACCGCACCGCGATGGTCGTCGTGGGCATCGTGACCTCCGGCTCCGCGGTGCTCAACATCGCCTCCCGCTTCCTCGTCGAGCGGCTGGCCGCGGAGTTCGGCTTCCAGGTCCTGTTCGTGGTCGCGGCCGTCGTCGCGGCCGCCATGGCGATCTGCGTGGTCCTCGTCATCCCCGAGTCCCGGGTCAGGACGCCAGGCCGGATCGATGTCGCGGGTGCACTGCTCCTCGGCAGCGGTCTGGCCGGGGTGCTCAGCTACATCAGCCTCGGGTCGGCGCTCGGCTGGCTCGCGGTCGGTCCACTGGCGCTCCTCGTCGCCGGCGCGGCGGCACTGGCCCGGTGGTTCCTGGTGTCGAGCCGCAAACCCGAACCCCTGATCGACGTCCGCAACCTCGGACGACCGCTGGTGCTCACGCTGCTCGTCCTCTTCCTCGCCGCCGGTTCGTACCAGAGCGTGCTGCAGCTCATCCCGCTCATCGCTGACGTCTCGGCGGGCCAGCAGCTCGGCTACGGGCTCGCCGACCAGGGATCGGTGGCACTGCTGCTCGCCCTGCCCGCGATCGGCGTCACGCTCGGGGGCCCGCTGTCCGGTCTGCTCGCGACGCGCATCGGGCCGGCCGCGACGCTGGCCGGTGCCGTGCTGCTCGGGCTGGTGGGCATCCTCGGGATGTTCCTCGGGGCATCCCAGCTACCCGCCGCACTCGCCTCCGCGTTCCTGCTGGGTCTCACGGTCGGAGCGCTCGGGACGGCCGGCTTCAACATGGCGGGCAGCCTGGCGCCCGCCGACCGGCAGGGCGTCGTGGCCGGCCTGGTGATGGTCGTGATCGCGATCGGTTCGGTGGTCCTGAACTTCGTGGGTGCGGCGGTGCTGGCCTCCACCGCCGTGGTCGTCGACGGCGACCCGGTGAACACGGCCGCAGGGGTGTTCGGCTGCATCGCGATCGCTGCCGTCGCGTTCGCGGCCGCCGCGGTGCTGGCCGTCCGGTTGGTGCGTGGACCGCGATCGGTCCGCGCGGAGTCGAGGAGTTGA
- a CDS encoding TetR/AcrR family transcriptional regulator — protein sequence MATPRSAWLTPSRRRQAETKRTAILDAAEELFVSSGYELTSVDAIAARATVSKRTVYDHFGDKETLFRSVLARVNDALVATVRAATEQELTEGRDLRDALLAFAQRLTMEAIPSSTYAAYRRLSARTSPAPRLPKAAGEEAQRMLEERFAQLAAKGELAVRDPRRAVQHFVALTMRLALDAMDQDPAGTVSRPELQEIVTDGVDAFLRAYR from the coding sequence GTGGCGACCCCGAGATCGGCCTGGCTGACGCCGAGCCGGCGTCGGCAGGCCGAGACCAAGCGGACGGCCATCCTCGACGCGGCCGAGGAGCTGTTCGTCTCCTCCGGGTACGAGCTCACGAGCGTCGACGCGATCGCGGCGCGGGCCACGGTGTCCAAGCGCACCGTCTACGACCACTTCGGGGACAAGGAGACCCTCTTCCGCAGCGTGCTCGCGCGGGTCAACGACGCCCTGGTCGCGACCGTGCGTGCCGCCACCGAACAGGAGCTCACCGAAGGTCGCGACCTGCGCGACGCCCTGCTCGCCTTCGCGCAGCGGTTGACGATGGAGGCCATCCCGTCGTCGACGTACGCGGCCTACCGGCGCCTGAGCGCCCGCACGTCCCCGGCGCCGCGACTGCCGAAGGCGGCGGGCGAGGAGGCGCAACGGATGCTCGAGGAGCGGTTCGCGCAGCTCGCGGCGAAGGGCGAGCTCGCGGTGCGCGATCCGCGTCGTGCCGTTCAGCACTTCGTCGCCCTGACGATGCGCCTCGCCCTGGACGCGATGGACCAGGACCCGGCCGGCACGGTGAGCAGGCCGGAGCTCCAGGAGATCGTCACCGATGGGGTGGACGCGTTCCTCCGCGCCTATCGCTGA
- a CDS encoding DUF1059 domain-containing protein: MTRQVRCECGYTARGQDDDEVIALILAHVAAEHPELGATETADDVRDWIELVPD; this comes from the coding sequence ATGACCCGTCAAGTGCGCTGCGAGTGCGGATACACGGCTCGCGGACAGGACGACGACGAGGTGATCGCACTCATCCTGGCTCACGTCGCGGCCGAGCACCCCGAACTGGGCGCCACCGAGACGGCCGACGACGTGCGGGACTGGATCGAGCTCGTTCCGGACTGA
- a CDS encoding AfsR/SARP family transcriptional regulator, which yields MQDVAGGARVQLCGLFAVVLGGHEIDPRQLSRQARLLFAYLVLRRPQAVPREALVDALWADAPPPSAGAALTVVISKLRAAIGADVVRGRGQLSAVLPEPAVVDVEQAMAALHTAESAVASGDWRRAWFAALTAHFVTRRTLLPEATNPWVEDWRRRLADAGVRALESYTTACLQLGGSELPAAERAARELVATAPLRETGHLLLMRTLAARGNEAEALAAYEQLRILLRDELGTVPGPAVQGYHVELLR from the coding sequence GTGCAAGACGTCGCCGGCGGCGCGCGGGTCCAGTTGTGCGGCCTCTTCGCCGTGGTGCTGGGCGGGCACGAGATCGACCCGCGCCAGCTCAGCCGCCAGGCGCGCCTGCTGTTCGCGTACCTGGTTCTGCGGCGCCCGCAGGCGGTCCCGCGGGAGGCGCTGGTCGATGCGCTGTGGGCCGATGCACCGCCACCGTCGGCCGGCGCCGCGCTGACGGTGGTGATCTCGAAGCTGCGCGCGGCGATCGGCGCGGACGTCGTACGGGGTCGCGGGCAGCTGTCGGCGGTGTTGCCCGAACCGGCGGTGGTCGACGTCGAGCAGGCGATGGCGGCGCTGCACACCGCCGAGTCGGCTGTGGCGTCGGGCGACTGGCGGCGGGCCTGGTTCGCGGCACTGACCGCGCACTTCGTGACGCGCCGGACGCTGCTACCGGAGGCGACGAACCCGTGGGTCGAGGACTGGCGCCGGAGGCTGGCCGATGCGGGGGTCCGCGCGCTGGAGAGCTACACGACCGCCTGCCTGCAGCTGGGCGGCTCGGAGCTGCCGGCCGCCGAGCGGGCCGCGCGCGAGCTGGTGGCGACCGCGCCGCTGCGTGAGACCGGGCACCTGCTCCTGATGAGAACGCTGGCCGCACGGGGCAACGAGGCCGAGGCGCTGGCGGCCTACGAGCAGCTGCGCATCCTGCTCCGGGACGAGCTGGGCACCGTGCCCGGCCCGGCGGTGCAGGGCTACCACGTCGAGCTGCTCCGCTGA
- a CDS encoding class I SAM-dependent methyltransferase, which translates to MTTTSPRTSTQSLDDLLAQFVGDLGATMAAGNVVIGDRLGLYRALADAGPLTSADLASYTGTSERYVREWLRGQAAGGAISYRGHTDQYWMTPEQALAFADPDGLVLPGAFQLAVACLADLPAITEAFRTGSGVAWGDHHPEVFTGCERFFRPGYSTNLVSSWVPAIPGLTERLTSGVAVADIGCGLGASTRILAETYPASTVVGFDNHPESIELARSMTAAAGLADRCSFQVARAQEFPGTGYGLVTSFDCLHDMGDPVAAARRVRAALAPDGVWMIVEPYAGASVSENLTPVGRVYYSFSSFLCVPHAVSEGAEDALGNQAGEGAVSRVAEQAGFGHVERVAETPFNIVYEARA; encoded by the coding sequence ATGACCACCACCTCGCCCCGCACCTCGACACAGAGCCTGGACGACCTGCTCGCGCAGTTCGTCGGTGATCTCGGCGCGACCATGGCGGCCGGGAACGTCGTCATCGGCGACCGACTGGGCCTCTACCGCGCACTGGCCGACGCCGGTCCGCTCACCTCGGCCGACCTGGCGAGCTACACCGGCACGTCCGAGCGGTACGTCCGCGAGTGGCTGCGCGGCCAGGCCGCAGGCGGCGCGATCTCCTACCGTGGCCACACCGACCAGTACTGGATGACGCCCGAGCAGGCGCTCGCCTTCGCCGACCCGGACGGGCTGGTCCTGCCGGGCGCGTTCCAGCTGGCCGTCGCGTGTCTGGCCGATCTCCCGGCGATCACCGAAGCGTTCCGCACGGGCAGCGGGGTCGCGTGGGGCGACCACCACCCCGAGGTCTTCACCGGGTGCGAGCGGTTCTTCCGGCCGGGCTACTCGACGAACCTGGTGAGCTCGTGGGTCCCGGCGATCCCCGGGTTGACCGAGCGGCTGACATCGGGCGTGGCGGTGGCGGACATCGGGTGCGGTCTGGGCGCCTCGACCCGGATCCTGGCCGAGACGTACCCGGCATCGACCGTCGTGGGCTTCGACAACCATCCGGAGTCGATCGAGCTGGCCCGCTCGATGACCGCAGCGGCCGGGCTCGCCGACCGCTGCAGCTTCCAGGTCGCACGGGCGCAGGAGTTCCCCGGCACCGGGTACGGGCTGGTGACCAGCTTCGACTGCCTGCACGACATGGGTGATCCGGTCGCGGCCGCCCGCCGGGTCCGCGCGGCGCTCGCGCCGGACGGCGTCTGGATGATCGTCGAGCCGTACGCCGGAGCCTCGGTCTCGGAGAACCTCACGCCGGTCGGACGCGTCTACTACTCGTTCTCCAGCTTCCTGTGCGTCCCGCACGCGGTGTCCGAGGGCGCCGAGGACGCGCTGGGCAACCAGGCGGGGGAGGGGGCCGTCTCCCGAGTGGCGGAGCAGGCGGGCTTCGGCCACGTCGAACGCGTCGCCGAGACCCCGTTCAACATCGTCTACGAGGCTCGGGCATGA
- a CDS encoding universal stress protein, which produces MPEIKLIIVGVDGSENSRVALQWAYDEATHHGASLTAVTAWHRPALFMAPPYGSLAPEGYETQPKDDALAMLERLTTELTPRTPAVDVRTSIAEGSPAKVLIERSKEADLLVVGARGREGFAGMLLGSVSQHIVAHAECPVVVVR; this is translated from the coding sequence ATGCCCGAGATCAAGCTCATCATCGTCGGGGTCGACGGGTCCGAGAACAGCCGAGTCGCCCTGCAGTGGGCCTACGACGAGGCCACGCACCACGGCGCCTCCCTCACCGCGGTCACCGCGTGGCACCGGCCTGCGCTGTTCATGGCCCCGCCCTACGGGTCGCTCGCCCCGGAGGGCTACGAGACCCAGCCGAAGGACGACGCCCTCGCCATGCTCGAGCGGCTCACCACAGAGCTCACCCCGAGGACGCCCGCCGTCGACGTGCGGACCTCGATCGCGGAGGGCAGCCCCGCGAAGGTGTTGATCGAGCGATCCAAGGAGGCCGACCTCTTGGTGGTCGGGGCACGGGGTCGCGAGGGCTTCGCCGGGATGTTGCTCGGCTCGGTCAGCCAGCACATCGTGGCCCACGCGGAATGCCCGGTGGTGGTCGTGCGCTGA
- a CDS encoding MFS transporter codes for MVLEIEEVDTHLRQALELGQDLGHELARDVHLLDLSGRFQLDHARLSRKDEASRRYFYTAAGRYTNTTPTGAVGRPGRRSTSCYVWRTTHCRVTVQDDGAVASASIRLAASSRFRSDRKGASSMAVNVAEVTEVGSDDERRPLMSAGNIAWMNLGFFGVQFSFGLTQTAVNPLFLLLGADAHSLPILNIAGPITGLLIQPFIGAMSDKTWSPRWGKRKPFVLGGGLVCVIILFLFPVVTALWMAVICLWLVDAGNNTAMEPYRALISDRLRKTQIPRGFLTQSLFTGAGAVLANVSLYVFQQAITGATDAGVPYWVFVCFWLGAVCCLVTISIAMVRTKEIPPTDEELAEIRSKSKGPVATIAEIAEAVKVMPIGMHKIGLAFLFQWYAMFIYWQFVSVSVAESVFNAAPDTPGYEEAAGWTGLMNGAYNFVTMISALFLLPLCQRFGGKRVHAGTLALAGLSLAALSQINNQILTLVPMIGLGICWASMVGVPYLMVASMVPRERTGVYMGILNMMIVVPMLIQTITFGWIFENFLDSRGTNAIMLAGVLLLFAAMAMLWVNAPRADEESPVVPLAGRREITVYDRVVVGSDGSPSALYAVARAHEVAAAAEARMVVVSAYDPGTDAQRKEQVDGRRLLYGEKAARDAMRTSVKELTSERIRDIEQVVVAAKPAEALLRVAGRNPASLIVVGNRGLGAREGEVLGSVPGEIVKKAVCDVLVVQTSALHEEV; via the coding sequence GTGGTGCTCGAGATCGAGGAGGTTGACACCCACCTGCGCCAGGCCCTGGAGCTCGGTCAGGACCTGGGCCACGAACTGGCCCGTGATGTGCATCTTCTTGATCTCAGTGGGCGTTTTCAGCTCGATCATGCGCGTCTCTCCCGGAAGGACGAGGCCAGCCGACGGTATTTTTATACCGCAGCAGGTCGGTATACTAATACCACCCCAACGGGGGCGGTCGGCAGGCCCGGACGCCGGAGCACCAGCTGCTATGTGTGGCGCACAACACACTGCCGGGTTACCGTGCAGGACGACGGCGCCGTCGCATCCGCTTCGATCCGACTGGCCGCTTCGTCGCGCTTTCGATCCGACCGCAAAGGAGCGAGTTCGATGGCCGTGAACGTTGCGGAAGTCACCGAAGTCGGATCGGACGACGAGCGCCGTCCGCTGATGTCAGCCGGCAACATCGCGTGGATGAACCTCGGGTTCTTCGGCGTGCAGTTCAGTTTCGGGCTCACCCAGACCGCCGTGAACCCGCTGTTCCTGCTACTGGGCGCCGATGCTCACAGCCTGCCGATCCTCAACATCGCCGGCCCGATCACCGGACTTCTGATCCAACCGTTCATCGGCGCGATGAGCGACAAGACGTGGAGCCCCCGGTGGGGCAAGCGGAAGCCGTTCGTGCTGGGCGGCGGCCTGGTGTGCGTCATCATCTTGTTCCTCTTCCCGGTCGTGACCGCGCTGTGGATGGCCGTGATCTGCCTCTGGCTGGTCGATGCCGGCAACAACACCGCCATGGAGCCGTACCGGGCGCTGATCTCCGACCGGCTGCGCAAGACGCAGATCCCCCGCGGCTTCCTGACCCAGAGCCTGTTCACCGGCGCCGGGGCGGTGCTGGCGAACGTGTCGCTGTACGTCTTCCAGCAGGCCATCACCGGTGCCACCGACGCCGGCGTGCCCTACTGGGTCTTCGTGTGCTTCTGGCTCGGAGCGGTCTGCTGCCTCGTCACGATCTCGATCGCCATGGTCCGGACCAAGGAGATCCCGCCCACCGACGAGGAGCTGGCGGAGATCCGGTCGAAGTCCAAGGGTCCCGTCGCCACGATCGCGGAGATCGCCGAGGCCGTGAAGGTGATGCCGATCGGCATGCACAAGATCGGCTTGGCATTCCTGTTCCAGTGGTACGCGATGTTCATCTACTGGCAGTTCGTGAGCGTCAGCGTCGCCGAATCGGTCTTCAACGCCGCCCCGGACACCCCCGGTTACGAAGAGGCTGCCGGCTGGACCGGGCTGATGAACGGCGCGTACAACTTCGTCACGATGATCTCCGCCCTGTTCCTGCTGCCGTTGTGCCAGCGTTTCGGCGGCAAGCGGGTGCACGCGGGAACCCTGGCGCTGGCCGGATTGTCACTGGCCGCGTTGTCACAGATAAACAACCAGATCCTCACCCTCGTGCCGATGATCGGCCTCGGTATCTGCTGGGCCAGCATGGTCGGCGTGCCGTACCTGATGGTCGCGAGCATGGTCCCCAGGGAACGCACCGGCGTGTACATGGGGATCCTGAACATGATGATCGTGGTTCCCATGCTGATCCAGACGATCACATTCGGCTGGATCTTCGAGAACTTCCTCGACAGCAGGGGCACCAACGCGATCATGCTCGCCGGGGTACTGCTCCTCTTCGCGGCCATGGCGATGCTGTGGGTCAACGCGCCGCGCGCGGACGAGGAGTCCCCCGTCGTGCCGCTCGCCGGGCGCCGCGAGATCACGGTGTACGACCGGGTCGTGGTCGGCTCCGACGGCTCCCCCTCCGCGCTGTACGCCGTGGCCAGGGCGCACGAGGTCGCGGCCGCCGCCGAAGCCAGGATGGTGGTCGTTTCGGCGTACGACCCGGGTACCGATGCCCAGCGGAAGGAGCAGGTCGACGGTCGCCGGCTGCTGTACGGCGAGAAGGCGGCGAGGGACGCCATGCGGACGTCGGTGAAGGAGCTGACCTCGGAGCGGATCCGGGACATCGAGCAGGTCGTCGTCGCCGCCAAGCCCGCCGAGGCCCTGCTGCGGGTGGCCGGCCGGAACCCGGCCAGCCTGATCGTCGTGGGCAACCGCGGCCTCGGCGCCAGGGAGGGCGAGGTGCTCGGGTCGGTGCCCGGCGAGATCGTGAAGAAGGCAGTCTGCGACGTGCTCGTCGTCCAGACCTCGGCACTCCACGAGGAGGTCTGA
- the map gene encoding type I methionyl aminopeptidase: MHITGQFVAQVLTELQGLAQVGVNLLDLEHHVRRRIDERGAESCYWDYAPSFGSGPFRNVVCLSVNDAVLHGLPHDYTLRDGDVLSMDLAVGIDGWVADSAITVIVGTAAEDDVRLVRATRLALEAAVEAARPGNRLGDVSAAIGAVADAHGYPVSLEFGGHGLGRTMHEDPHVPNKGRPGRGLVLRPGLTLALEPWFAATTDRIAFDEDGWTIRSADGSRTAHSEHTIAITEDGPLVLTRRDDERPPDA; this comes from the coding sequence ATGCACATCACGGGCCAGTTCGTGGCCCAGGTCCTGACCGAGCTCCAGGGCCTGGCGCAGGTGGGTGTCAACCTCCTCGATCTCGAGCACCACGTTCGCCGCCGCATCGACGAGCGCGGCGCCGAGTCCTGCTACTGGGACTACGCGCCGTCCTTCGGCAGCGGCCCGTTCCGCAACGTCGTCTGCCTGTCGGTCAACGACGCGGTCCTGCACGGGCTCCCGCACGACTACACGCTGCGCGACGGCGACGTCCTGAGCATGGATCTGGCCGTGGGGATCGACGGGTGGGTGGCCGACTCGGCGATCACGGTCATCGTCGGAACCGCTGCGGAGGATGACGTGCGGCTGGTCCGCGCCACCCGGCTGGCCCTCGAGGCCGCTGTCGAGGCGGCCCGGCCGGGGAACCGGTTGGGTGATGTCTCGGCGGCGATCGGGGCCGTGGCCGACGCGCACGGATACCCGGTGAGCCTCGAGTTCGGCGGCCACGGACTCGGCCGCACCATGCACGAGGATCCCCACGTCCCCAACAAGGGGCGCCCGGGTCGGGGTCTCGTCCTCCGGCCGGGCCTCACGCTCGCGCTCGAACCGTGGTTCGCCGCCACGACCGACCGGATCGCCTTCGACGAGGACGGGTGGACGATCCGCTCGGCCGACGGCTCACGCACCGCGCACTCCGAGCACACGATCGCGATCACGGAAGACGGCCCGCTCGTGCTCACGCGGCGGGACGACGAGCGACCCCCGGACGCTTGA
- a CDS encoding VOC family protein produces the protein MIKRIVAYADGDDLAASRDFYVDVLGLQVAMEDPILGLTSPTNPTAQILIPPRGMENPPPRFGIDVGDPDAVDAAHAEAVRRGLRVVYPLTDEWWGVRRFFVEDPSGTVVNVLAHLS, from the coding sequence ATGATCAAAAGAATCGTCGCCTACGCCGACGGGGACGACCTCGCCGCGTCCCGGGACTTCTACGTCGATGTCCTCGGGCTCCAGGTCGCGATGGAAGACCCGATCCTCGGTCTCACCTCGCCGACCAACCCCACGGCCCAGATCCTCATCCCTCCACGAGGGATGGAGAACCCGCCGCCGCGCTTCGGGATCGACGTCGGCGACCCGGACGCGGTGGACGCCGCGCATGCCGAGGCCGTGCGCCGCGGACTGCGCGTCGTGTACCCGCTCACCGACGAGTGGTGGGGCGTCCGTCGCTTCTTCGTGGAGGATCCCAGCGGCACCGTGGTGAACGTGCTCGCCCACCTGTCCTGA
- a CDS encoding DUF899 family protein: MSTDPTRPAPEVVDRATWQAAIDELRTREKAHTHEGDAIAAARRRLPMVEVDPTTAVVGADDPVPLLEVFEGRTQLIAYYFMWHHGRPAAEQCEGCTFYTHQVAELSYLHSRDISYAVFCQGPYAESIRYHDFMGWTMPWYSVQDSAGTLLAGREVGRMYLACYLRQGDRVFETYWTTIRGVETMDYSYALMDLTAYGRQEPWEDSPGGWPQQWLVDGTNLRTDGRPIAHWSRLGAGHSDDLTGGGAEAHPAASPTSGCCHS; the protein is encoded by the coding sequence ATGAGCACCGACCCGACCCGGCCGGCGCCCGAGGTGGTCGACCGGGCCACCTGGCAGGCCGCGATCGACGAGCTGCGGACCCGGGAGAAGGCGCACACCCACGAGGGCGACGCGATCGCGGCGGCGCGGCGGCGGCTGCCGATGGTGGAGGTCGACCCGACCACCGCCGTGGTCGGCGCGGATGACCCGGTCCCCCTGCTGGAGGTGTTCGAGGGACGCACCCAGCTCATCGCCTACTACTTCATGTGGCACCACGGCCGCCCCGCGGCCGAGCAGTGCGAGGGCTGCACGTTCTACACCCACCAGGTCGCGGAGCTGTCCTACCTGCACTCCCGCGACATCTCCTACGCCGTCTTCTGCCAGGGCCCCTACGCCGAGAGCATCCGCTACCACGACTTCATGGGCTGGACGATGCCCTGGTACTCCGTGCAGGACTCGGCCGGCACCCTGCTCGCCGGCCGCGAGGTCGGACGGATGTACCTGGCGTGCTACCTGCGGCAGGGCGACCGGGTCTTCGAGACCTACTGGACCACCATCCGCGGCGTCGAGACCATGGACTACAGCTACGCGCTGATGGACCTCACCGCGTACGGCCGCCAGGAGCCGTGGGAGGACTCCCCTGGCGGATGGCCGCAGCAGTGGCTGGTCGACGGCACGAACCTGCGGACCGACGGGCGTCCCATCGCCCACTGGTCACGCCTCGGGGCCGGCCACTCCGACGACCTGACCGGCGGTGGTGCCGAGGCGCACCCCGCGGCCTCGCCGACGTCCGGGTGCTGCCATTCCTGA